In Oryza sativa Japonica Group chromosome 11, ASM3414082v1, the following are encoded in one genomic region:
- the LOC107277465 gene encoding disease resistance protein RGA5-like isoform X1, with protein MESTCHVGIGAAMNKLENLLDLCGEEKLKVVSIVGVGGVGKTTLANKLYRKLRWQFECRAFVRTSQKTDMRRLLINILLQIRSHQSPDNWKVHSLISSIRTYLQDKRFLIVIDDLWATSTWDIIKCALPEGNKSSRILTTTEIEDLALQSCSYDLKFIFKMIPFGEDDSRKLLFSIVFGSHSKCPPEVSETLYDIVRKCGGLPLAIVTVASLLASQLDKLEQWDYINKSLGYSLMANPTLEGMKQLLNLCYNNLPQHLKACMLYLSMYQGDHIIWKDDLVNQWIAEGFICATEEHDKEEISRGYFDELVGRKIIQPVHIDDSGEVLSCVVHHIVLNFVTYKSIEENFIIAIDHSQATIRFADKVRRLSIHFNNVEDAPPPTNMRLFQVRTIAFFGVLKYMPFIMEFRLIKVLFLHFLGDEDSTGIVDLTKISELVRLRYLKVTSNATVKLPTRLQGLPYLETLKIDGKISEVPTDIYLPGLLHLTLPAKTNLPSGIVHMTSLRTIEYFDLSCNSAENLWSLGELSNLRDLQLTYSEIHSDNLKDNMKYLGSILGKLRNLTSITLSPPGSSCPDTLHIDRDTKTRINVDGWSSVSSPPALLQRFELLPCVCIFSNLPNWIGQLGNLCILKIGIREVTSNNIDVLGVLPELTVLSLYVHTKPAERIVFDNAGFSILRYFKFICSVAWMKFEVGAMPSLRKLKLGFDVHRADQHDIIPVGIEHLSGLEEISAKIRVASTAHDHCRRFAESALTNAIRMHPGRPSVNIRCVDWTFDGMDVSNAGTREGECRILKKQQNIVKESSTEKSAVLEKDRGDGANKSDESREKLPMEMWHVRSNTEDDGLSWSKYEQKEILGAKFPRAYFRCTHWNTKKGCMATKEVQRDDGDPLMFDIVYHGEHTCTQTAESNVDEQIRLTRTRDKKVKRTKRKRQVRVTSVPADDGYSWRKYGQKNVLGFSYLRGYYRCATKGCQASKQVQRHDDGLLFDVTYFGEHTCADQPQAAHSSDQVQVTLWPPAVSPEQPLTPQSGLEQSSTVTVTASIQSTTHNSSIIGPRRSKREVHTNPKYMGCDWVTG; from the exons ATGGAGTCCACCTGTCATGTTGGCATTGGCGCCGCCATGAACAAGCTTGAAAACTTGCTCGATTTGTGTGGAGAGGAGAAGCTCAAGGTGGTGTCCATCGTGGGAGTTGGAGGAGTTGGCAAGACTACGCTTGCCAACAAGCTGTACCGCAAGCTTCGGTGGCAGTTCGAGTGCCGGGCATTTGTGCGGACATCCCAGAAGACTGATATGAGGAGGCTTCTCATCAATATCCTCTTACAGATTCGGTCGCACCAATCACCTGACAATTGGAAGGTGCATAGCCTGATTTCCAGTATCAGGACATATCTGCAAGATAAGAG GTTCTTGATCGTAATTGATGATCTATGGGCTACATCCACATGGGATATTATTAAGTGCGCTTTGCCGGAGGGTAACAAGTCTAGCAGAATACTGACCACAACAGAAATTGAAGATCTAGCTTTGCAATCTTGTAGTTATGActtgaaatttattttcaagATGATACCTTTTGGTGAGGATGACTCAAGAAAACTATTATTCAGTATAGTCTTTGGCTCTCATTCTAAGTGTCCTCCAGAAGTCAGTGAAACATTATATGATATTGTAAGGAAATGTGGTGGCTTGCCGCTAGCTATTGTCACTGTTGCAAGTCTTTTAGCAAGCCAGCTTGATAAACTGGAACAATGGGATTATATAAACAAATCCTTAGGTTACAGTTTGATGGCAAATCCTACTTTGGAAGGGATGAAACAACTACTGAACCTTTGTTACAACAATCTTCCTCAGCATTTGAAGGCATGCATGTTGTATCTTAGTATGTATCAAGGAGATCACATAATTTGGAAGGATGATTTAGTGAATCAATGGATAGCTGAAGGTTTTATCTGTGCAACTGAAGAGCATGACAAGGAAGAAATTTCAAGGGGCTATTTTGATGAGCTTGTTGGTAGAAAAATCATCCAGCCTGTCCATATCGATGACAGCGGTGAGGTTTTGTCCTGTGTAGTTCACCATATTGTACTCAATTTTGTTACATACAAGTCAATAGAAGAGAATTTTATTATTGCAATAGACCATTCACAGGCAACTATAAGATTTGCTGACAAGGTTCGACGATTATCTATTCACTTCAATAATGTAGAAGATGCACCTCCACCTACTAATATGAGATTGTTCCAAGTTCGGACAATTGCCTTCTTTGGGGTCTTGAAGTATATGCCTTTCATTATGGAGTTTCGACTTATTAAAGTTTTATTTCTACATTTTTTGGGTGATGAGGATAGCACCGGCATTGTTGATCTCACTAAAATTTCAGAACTTGTCCGACTGAGATATTTGAAGGTCACCTCTAATGCCACCGTAAAACTGCCAACCCGGTTGCAAGGTCTACCATATTTGGAGACACTGAAAATAGATGGAAAAATAAGTGAAGTTCCAACAGACATTTATTTGCCAGGTTTGCTGCATCTTACTCTTCCTGCTAAGACAAACCTGCCCAGTGGAATTGTCCACATGACATCGCTTCGTACAATTGAATATTTTGATCTCAGCTGTAACTCAGCGGAGAATCTATGGAGCCTTGGTGAGCTGAGCAATCTCCGGGATTTGCAGCTCACCTATTCTGAAATACATTCTGACAATCtgaaggataatatgaaatatcTTGGATCCATTCTGGGGAAACTCCGTAATCTCACATCTATAACTTTATCGCCTCCTGGCTCTTCCTGTCCAGATACTCTACATATTGACAGGGATACAAAGACGAGGATCAATGTTGATGGCTGGAGCAGTGTGTCCTCTCCACCAGCCCTTCTTCAGAGGTTTGAGTTGTTACCATGTGTTTGCATCTTTTCTAACCTCCCAAATTGGATTGGGCAGCTTGGAAACCTCTGCATTTTGAAGATTGGGATAAGGGAAGTAACAAGTAATAATATTGATGTTCTCGGAGTATTACCAGAGCTCACTGTTTTGTCACTTTATGTCCACACAAAGCCTGCAGAAAGGATTGTCTTTGACAATGCAGGGTTCTCAATCCTCAGATACTTCAAGTTTATATGCAGTGTAGCATGGATGAAATTTGAGGTTGGTGCAATGCCTAGTCTAAGGAAGCTCAAGTTAGGTTTTGATGTCCATAGAGCAGATCAGCATGATATTATTCCTGTTGGCATCGAACATCTGTCTGGACTTGAAGAGATCTCTGCCAAAATTAGGGTCGCTTCTACTGCTCATGATCATTGTAGAAGATTTGCAGAGTCAGCTTTGACTAACGCTATTAGGATGCATCCAGGACGTCCTAGCGTCAACATCCGATGTGTAGATTGGACCTTTGATGGTATGGATGTTAGCAATGCCGGGACACGGGAGGGAGAATGCAGGATTCtgaaaaaacaacaaaatatcGTGAAAGAAAGCTCTACTGAGAAGTCTGCAGTTCTAGAAAAGGATCGTGGGGATGGAGCAAATAAATCTGATGAAAGCAG GGAGAAGCTACCTATGGAAATGTGGCATGTGAGGAGTAATACGGAGGATGACGGCCTCAGCTGGAGTAAGTACGAGCAGAAGGAGATCCTCGGCGCCAAGTTCCCAAG AGCTTATTTCCGGTGCACACACTGGAACACGAAGAAGGGATGCATGGCGACCAAGGAGGTGCAGCGCGACGACGGTGACCCCCTCATGTTCGACATCGTATACCACGGTGAGCACACTTGCACTCAGACCGCGGAGTCCAATGTCGACGAACAGATCAGATTAACGCGAACGCGAGACAAGAAGGTAAAGAGAACGAAGAGGAAAAGGCAAGTGAGGGTGACCTCCGTGCCGGCGGATGACGGCTACAGCTGGAGGAAGTACGGGCAGAAGAACGTCCTCGGCTTCAGTTACCTAAG GGGTTACTACAGGTGTGCCACCAAGGGCTGCCAGGCGTCCAAGCAAGTGCAGCGCCACGACGACGGCTTGCTCTTCGACGTCACATACTTTGGTGAGCACACCTGCGCTGATCAGCCTCAGGCAGCGCACTCCAGCGACCAAGTACAGGTCACATTATGGCCGCCTGCCGTAAGCCCAGAGCAACCGCTCACACCGCAATCCGGGCTCGAGCAGAGCTCCACTGTCACTGTTACTGCATCAATACAGAGCACTACCCATAACTCTAGTATCATTGGGCCTAGAAGATCCAAACGAGAAGTCCACACCAACCCAAAGTATATGGGCTGTGATTGGGTTACTGGTTGA
- the LOC107277465 gene encoding disease resistance protein RGA5-like isoform X2, translating into MEGAMFNLPRRLEELLCHHGSMLPKGADEEIPLIKQDLEEIISILHGHSEPKLEDHSMVVRCWMKEVRELSYDIEDSIDQYEHAARSQNRPNIHHRKFNRWRGNKIPCIPQKLKQRLWMANKIREFSLRIQDALQRHAMYNNLGGVAGTASTTRGDVCSATPWHPTKTQFREHVDNLENLLDLCGEEKLKVVSIVGVGGVGKTTLANKLYRKLRWQFECRAFVRTSQKTDMRRLLINILLQIRSHQSPDNWKVHSLISSIRTYLQDKRFLIVIDDLWATSTWDIIKCALPEGNKSSRILTTTEIEDLALQSCSYDLKFIFKMIPFGEDDSRKLLFSIVFGSHSKCPPEVSETLYDIVRKCGGLPLAIVTVASLLASQLDKLEQWDYINKSLGYSLMANPTLEGMKQLLNLCYNNLPQHLKACMLYLSMYQGDHIIWKDDLVNQWIAEGFICATEEHDKEEISRGYFDELVGRKIIQPVHIDDSGEVLSCVVHHIVLNFVTYKSIEENFIIAIDHSQATIRFADKVRRLSIHFNNVEDAPPPTNMRLFQVRTIAFFGVLKYMPFIMEFRLIKVLFLHFLGDEDSTGIVDLTKISELVRLRYLKVTSNATVKLPTRLQGLPYLETLKIDGKISEVPTDIYLPGLLHLTLPAKTNLPSGIVHMTSLRTIEYFDLSCNSAENLWSLGELSNLRDLQLTYSEIHSDNLKDNMKYLGSILGKLRNLTSITLSPPGSSCPDTLHIDRDTKTRINVDGWSSVSSPPALLQRFELLPCVCIFSNLPNWIGQLGNLCILKIGIREVTSNNIDVLGVLPELTVLSLYVHTKPAERIVFDNAGFSILRYFKFICSVAWMKFEVGAMPSLRKLKLGFDVHRADQHDIIPVGIEHLSGLEEISAKIRVASTAHDHCRRFAESALTNAIRMHPGRPSVNIRCVDWTFDGMDVSNAGTREGECRILKKQQNIVKESSTEKSAVLEKDRGDGANKSDESREKLPMEMWHVRSNTEDDGLSWSKYEQKEILGAKFPRAYFRCTHWNTKKGCMATKEVQRDDGDPLMFDIVYHGEHTCTQTAESNVDEQIRLTRTRDKKVKRTKRKRQVRVTSVPADDGYSWRKYGQKNVLGFSYLRGYYRCATKGCQASKQVQRHDDGLLFDVTYFGEHTCADQPQAAHSSDQVQVTLWPPAVSPEQPLTPQSGLEQSSTVTVTASIQSTTHNSSIIGPRRSKREVHTNPKYMGCDWVTG; encoded by the exons ATGGAGGGCGCCATGTTCAACCTCCCCAGGAGGCTGGAGGAGCTGCTGTGTCATCACGGTAGCATGCTGCCCAAGGGCGCAGACGAGGAGATACCACTCATCAAGCAAGATCTTGAGGAAATAATCTCAATCCTCCATGGTCACAGTGAGCCAAAACTGGAGGACCATAGCATGGTGGTCAGGTGCTGGATGAAGGAGGTGCGTGAGCTCTCTTACGACATCGAGGACAGTATTGACCAGTACGAGCATGCCGCCAGGTCTCAGAATAGACCTAATATTCACCACCGTAAGTTCAATCGGTGGCGTGGAAACAAGATCCCATGTATTCCCCAGAAACTGAAACAACGGTTGTGGATGGCCAACAAGATCAGAGAATTCAGCCTGCGCATCCAGGATGCGCTTCAACGCCATGCCATGTACAACAACCTCGGTGGTGTCGCTGGTACTGCTTCTACTACTAGAGGAGATGTATGCTCTGCCACACCTTGGCATCCCACAAAGACGCAGTTCAGAGAGCATGTCGACAAC CTTGAAAACTTGCTCGATTTGTGTGGAGAGGAGAAGCTCAAGGTGGTGTCCATCGTGGGAGTTGGAGGAGTTGGCAAGACTACGCTTGCCAACAAGCTGTACCGCAAGCTTCGGTGGCAGTTCGAGTGCCGGGCATTTGTGCGGACATCCCAGAAGACTGATATGAGGAGGCTTCTCATCAATATCCTCTTACAGATTCGGTCGCACCAATCACCTGACAATTGGAAGGTGCATAGCCTGATTTCCAGTATCAGGACATATCTGCAAGATAAGAG GTTCTTGATCGTAATTGATGATCTATGGGCTACATCCACATGGGATATTATTAAGTGCGCTTTGCCGGAGGGTAACAAGTCTAGCAGAATACTGACCACAACAGAAATTGAAGATCTAGCTTTGCAATCTTGTAGTTATGActtgaaatttattttcaagATGATACCTTTTGGTGAGGATGACTCAAGAAAACTATTATTCAGTATAGTCTTTGGCTCTCATTCTAAGTGTCCTCCAGAAGTCAGTGAAACATTATATGATATTGTAAGGAAATGTGGTGGCTTGCCGCTAGCTATTGTCACTGTTGCAAGTCTTTTAGCAAGCCAGCTTGATAAACTGGAACAATGGGATTATATAAACAAATCCTTAGGTTACAGTTTGATGGCAAATCCTACTTTGGAAGGGATGAAACAACTACTGAACCTTTGTTACAACAATCTTCCTCAGCATTTGAAGGCATGCATGTTGTATCTTAGTATGTATCAAGGAGATCACATAATTTGGAAGGATGATTTAGTGAATCAATGGATAGCTGAAGGTTTTATCTGTGCAACTGAAGAGCATGACAAGGAAGAAATTTCAAGGGGCTATTTTGATGAGCTTGTTGGTAGAAAAATCATCCAGCCTGTCCATATCGATGACAGCGGTGAGGTTTTGTCCTGTGTAGTTCACCATATTGTACTCAATTTTGTTACATACAAGTCAATAGAAGAGAATTTTATTATTGCAATAGACCATTCACAGGCAACTATAAGATTTGCTGACAAGGTTCGACGATTATCTATTCACTTCAATAATGTAGAAGATGCACCTCCACCTACTAATATGAGATTGTTCCAAGTTCGGACAATTGCCTTCTTTGGGGTCTTGAAGTATATGCCTTTCATTATGGAGTTTCGACTTATTAAAGTTTTATTTCTACATTTTTTGGGTGATGAGGATAGCACCGGCATTGTTGATCTCACTAAAATTTCAGAACTTGTCCGACTGAGATATTTGAAGGTCACCTCTAATGCCACCGTAAAACTGCCAACCCGGTTGCAAGGTCTACCATATTTGGAGACACTGAAAATAGATGGAAAAATAAGTGAAGTTCCAACAGACATTTATTTGCCAGGTTTGCTGCATCTTACTCTTCCTGCTAAGACAAACCTGCCCAGTGGAATTGTCCACATGACATCGCTTCGTACAATTGAATATTTTGATCTCAGCTGTAACTCAGCGGAGAATCTATGGAGCCTTGGTGAGCTGAGCAATCTCCGGGATTTGCAGCTCACCTATTCTGAAATACATTCTGACAATCtgaaggataatatgaaatatcTTGGATCCATTCTGGGGAAACTCCGTAATCTCACATCTATAACTTTATCGCCTCCTGGCTCTTCCTGTCCAGATACTCTACATATTGACAGGGATACAAAGACGAGGATCAATGTTGATGGCTGGAGCAGTGTGTCCTCTCCACCAGCCCTTCTTCAGAGGTTTGAGTTGTTACCATGTGTTTGCATCTTTTCTAACCTCCCAAATTGGATTGGGCAGCTTGGAAACCTCTGCATTTTGAAGATTGGGATAAGGGAAGTAACAAGTAATAATATTGATGTTCTCGGAGTATTACCAGAGCTCACTGTTTTGTCACTTTATGTCCACACAAAGCCTGCAGAAAGGATTGTCTTTGACAATGCAGGGTTCTCAATCCTCAGATACTTCAAGTTTATATGCAGTGTAGCATGGATGAAATTTGAGGTTGGTGCAATGCCTAGTCTAAGGAAGCTCAAGTTAGGTTTTGATGTCCATAGAGCAGATCAGCATGATATTATTCCTGTTGGCATCGAACATCTGTCTGGACTTGAAGAGATCTCTGCCAAAATTAGGGTCGCTTCTACTGCTCATGATCATTGTAGAAGATTTGCAGAGTCAGCTTTGACTAACGCTATTAGGATGCATCCAGGACGTCCTAGCGTCAACATCCGATGTGTAGATTGGACCTTTGATGGTATGGATGTTAGCAATGCCGGGACACGGGAGGGAGAATGCAGGATTCtgaaaaaacaacaaaatatcGTGAAAGAAAGCTCTACTGAGAAGTCTGCAGTTCTAGAAAAGGATCGTGGGGATGGAGCAAATAAATCTGATGAAAGCAG GGAGAAGCTACCTATGGAAATGTGGCATGTGAGGAGTAATACGGAGGATGACGGCCTCAGCTGGAGTAAGTACGAGCAGAAGGAGATCCTCGGCGCCAAGTTCCCAAG AGCTTATTTCCGGTGCACACACTGGAACACGAAGAAGGGATGCATGGCGACCAAGGAGGTGCAGCGCGACGACGGTGACCCCCTCATGTTCGACATCGTATACCACGGTGAGCACACTTGCACTCAGACCGCGGAGTCCAATGTCGACGAACAGATCAGATTAACGCGAACGCGAGACAAGAAGGTAAAGAGAACGAAGAGGAAAAGGCAAGTGAGGGTGACCTCCGTGCCGGCGGATGACGGCTACAGCTGGAGGAAGTACGGGCAGAAGAACGTCCTCGGCTTCAGTTACCTAAG GGGTTACTACAGGTGTGCCACCAAGGGCTGCCAGGCGTCCAAGCAAGTGCAGCGCCACGACGACGGCTTGCTCTTCGACGTCACATACTTTGGTGAGCACACCTGCGCTGATCAGCCTCAGGCAGCGCACTCCAGCGACCAAGTACAGGTCACATTATGGCCGCCTGCCGTAAGCCCAGAGCAACCGCTCACACCGCAATCCGGGCTCGAGCAGAGCTCCACTGTCACTGTTACTGCATCAATACAGAGCACTACCCATAACTCTAGTATCATTGGGCCTAGAAGATCCAAACGAGAAGTCCACACCAACCCAAAGTATATGGGCTGTGATTGGGTTACTGGTTGA
- the LOC4351143 gene encoding disease resistance protein RGA4-like: protein MSMESAAATAFLKTVMGRLFMALEKEYNKHRGLAQESHSLQQDLRMIAAAMDDQQLSMGRSDAAARTAVARLYTEEMLDLAHDIEDCVDRFLHRLTCNHHKRGGAGAGASLLRRVTHELSKVKSRSSFGDEIQKLKKRLREAHQRVLTINPPPILIAGGSSSSAAVAPPCRAARSPVGIGEDVEELLSMLDEVEGEPVQMRVISVVGFGGLGKTTLAKAVYDEPRAKDKFRHRAWVAAGGSPEIRGILRDVLQQVRPDDAMDVDGQRLEASFKDYLKDKRYLIVIDDIGMDQWSIIRSAFEDNGTSSRIILTTTIQSVANMWADPEMGQGPGRSMEISAQRKVYMVKGGPIDFFLVKKHTSLMGLPSQAPGRGPACPGSGSAPCSHGSGYVYQMNTLGEDDSKKLAFPGFRSPELEQGSASLLGKCDGLPLALVSVSDYLKSSSEPTGELCAKLCRTLGSHLKEKHGHDNFSELRKVLLDNYDSLSGYALSCLLYLGIFPSNRPLKKKVVIRRWLAEGYARSDSLRSEEDIADENFSKLIDRHIIQPIDTRNNSEVKTCKTHGIMHEFLLNKSLTQRFIATSSHDHPRLGINTTNARHLSVHAGELRECVTSDEELSRVRSLTIFGDASDAISYFRKCKLIRILDLQEWNNLDDDHLKHICKLWHLKYLSFGGNISELPRSIEGLHCLETLDLRRTEIKFLPIEAIMLPHLAHLFGKFMLQCLETLDLRRTEIKFLPIEAIMLPHLAHLFGKFMLHKDDLKNVNKSKLQKFFSSNKSNLRTLAGFITDEGKGFLQLVGHMKKLRKVKVWCKHVAGSSNYIADLSRAIQEFTRTPIDRDSDRSLSLDCEECSENFLSSIDLEPCSEDSKYHLRSLKLHGKLLRLPPFVTSLSGLTELCISSAILTQDHLSALIKLNRLLYLKLIADKLENIEIKIGAFPSLRRLCFVMKIMTSALTTIEQGALSNLVSLQLLCQGLVGLSGIEIRHLKHLKEITIDSAVTVQTRQDWEQAAKNHPNRPRVLLFRKVDPMESEEPEKPCAIGEKRKLSVAQPTGSDGGLDSSLKKMRLSEPSSSRLQVIVHPVVVTATEAAPQHSFANL from the exons ATGTCCATGGAgtccgcggcggcgaccgcaTTCTTGAAGACAGTCATGGGGAGGCTGTTCATGGCGCTGGAGAAAGAGTACAACAAGCACAGAGGCCTCGCGCAAGAAAGCCACTCCCTGCAGCAAGACCTCCGCAtgatcgccgccgccatggacgacCAGCAGCTTTCCATGGGGAGGAGCGACGCCGCCGCACGCACGGCCGTCGCGCGGCTGTACACCGAGGAGATGCTCGACCTCGCGCACGACATCGAGGACTGCGTCGACCGCTTCTTGCACCGCCTCACCTGCAACCACCACaaacgcggcggcgccggcgccggagcatCGCTGCTGCGCCGGGTCACGCACGAGCTCAGCAAGGTCAAGAGCCGCTCGAGCTTCGGCGACGAGATCCAGAAGCTCAAGAAACGCCTCAGGGAAGCGCACCAGCGAGTCCTCACCATCAATCCGCCGCCTATTCTCATCGCTGGTGGGTCGTCGTCATCGGCGGCGGTCGCGCCGCCGTGTCGGGCAGCGCGCAGCCCGGTGGGCATCGGGGAGGACGTCGAAGAGCTCCTCTCGATGctggacgaggtggagggcgaGCCGGTGCAGATGCGAGTGATCTCCGTCGTGGGGTTCGGTGGGTTGGGGAAGACGACCCTCGCCAAGGCGGTCTACGATGAACCTCGAGCAAAGGACAAATTCCGCCACCGTGCGtgggtcgccgccggtggctcgCCGGAGATCAGGGGGATCCTCCGTGATGTCCTCCAGCAAGTGCGTCCCGACGATGCCATGGATGTGGACGGCCAGCGTCTTGAAGCTTCGTTCAAAGACTACCTCAAGGACAAGAG GTATTTAATTGTGATAGATGACATTGGGATGGATCAATGGAGCATCATCAGGTCAGCCTTTGAAGACAATGGAACAAGCAGTAGAATAATACTTACCACAACAATTCAGTCAGTAGCTAATATGTGGGCGGACCCagaaatgggccaaggcccGGGCCGCTCCATGGAAATTTCAGCCCAACGCAAAGTTTACATGGTAAAAGGAGGTCCAATAGACTTTTTCCTGGttaaaaaacatacttctcTAATGGGCCTCCCATCCCAGGCCCCGGGCCGTGGACCAGCTTGCCCGGGGTCTGGGTCCGCCCCGTGCAGCCATGGCAGTGGTTATGTGTACCAAATGAACACCCTGGGTGAAGACGACTCCAAAAAACTAGCTTTTCCAGGGTTTAGATCACCTGAATTGGAGCAAGGTTCAGCATCCTTATTAGGGAAATGTGATGGTCTTCCTCTTGCTCTGGTCAGTGTCTCTGATTACCTGAAGAGTTCAAGTGAGCCCACAGGAGAGCTTTGTGCTAAATTATGCCGTACTCTGGGCTCTCATCTGAAAGAGAAGCATGGCCATGACAACTTTTCTGAACTCAGGAAGGTGCTTCTTGACAACTATGACAGTTTATCTGGCTATGCTCTGAGTTGCTTGCTGTACCTTGGTATATTCCCAAGCAATCGTCCTCTGAAGAAGAAAGTTGTAATCAGGCGGTGGTTAGCTGAAGGATATGCAAGAAGTGATTCTCTTCGCAGCGAAGAGGACATTGCCGATGAGAATTTCAGTAAGCTTATTGACCGGCATATCATTCAGCCTATTGACACAAGAAACAATTCTGAAGTAAAGACGTGCAAAACTCACGGAATTATGCATGAATTTTTGCTGAACAAGTCCTTGACCCAGAGATTCATCGCGACATCATCTCATGATCATCCAAGACTTGGAATCAATACTACCAATGCACGCCACCTTTCTGTCCATGCTGGCGAACTGAGAGAATGCGTCACATCTGATGAAGAATTATCTCGTGTCCGATCTCTGACAATCTTTGGGGATGCAAGTGATGCAATTTCATATTTTCGCAAGTGCAAGCTGATACGAATCTTGGATCTACAAGAATGGAACAATCTAGATGACGATCATCTGAAACACATATGCAAACTGTGGCATCTGAAATACCTGAGCTTTGGGGGCAATATCAGTGAGCTTCCGAGGAGCATTGAAGGACTTCATTGTTTAGAGACACTGGATTTAAGGAGAACCGAGATAAAGTTTTTGCCCATTGAAGCAATCATGCTGCCCCACTTAGCTCACCTTTTTGGAAAGTTTATGCTTCAGTGTTTAGAGACACTGGATTTAAGGAGAACCGAGATAAAGTTTTTGCCCATTGAAGCAATCATGCTTCCCCACTTAGCTCACCTATTTGGAAAGTTTATGCTTCATAAAGATGATCTGAAGAATGTGAACAAGAGTAAACTACAAAAATTCTTCTCTTCAAATAAGAGCAACCTGCGAACTTTAGCAGGATTTATCACTGACGAGGGCAAAGGATTTCTGCAACTTGTTGGTCATATGAAAAAACTGAGGAAGGTTAAGGTATGGTGCAAGCATGTTGCAGGTAGCAGTAATTACATCGCTGATCTTTCACGGGCCATTCAGGAATTCACGAGGACTCCGATTGACAGGGATAGTGACCGTTCTCTCTCACTTGATTGTGAAGAATGTTCTGAAAATTTTCTGAGCTCAATTGATTTGGAGCCATGCTCTGAAGATTCCAAATACCATCTAAGGTCACTAAAGCTACATGGCAAGTTACTCCGGTTACCTCCATTTGTTACTTCGCTGTCAGGTCTCACTGAGCTGTGCATTTCATCAGCTATACTGACACAAGATCATCTGTCAGCACTAATCAAACTGAACAGACTTCTTTACCTCAAACTGATCGCAGACAAGCTTGAAAATATTGAAATAAAAATTGGGGCATTCCCAAGCCTGCGACGCCTGTGCTTTGTCATGAAAATTATGACTTCAGCTCTAACAACAATTGAACAAGGGGCTCTATCGAACCTCGTCTCGCTTCAGCTGCTCTGTCAAGGTCTAGTTGGTCTTTCCGGCATTGAGATCAGACACCTGAAACATCTTAAGGAAATCACCATCGACTCTGCAGTGACTGTACAAACAAGACAAGATTGGGAACAGGCAGCAAAGAACCACCCAAACAGGCCAAGAGTTCTGTTGTTCAGAAAGGTTGATCCGATGGAAAGCGAGGAGCCTGAAAAACCTTGTGCCATAGGGGAAAAGAGGAAACTTTCTGTAGCCCAGCCAACAGGTTCAGATGGTGGACTGGATTCTAGCCTTAAGAAGATGAGACTTTCAGAGCCTTCTTCTTCTCGGCTTCAGGTGATCGTTCATCCGGTGGTAGTAACAGCCACTGAGGCAGCACCCCAGCATTCGTTTGCGAATCTCTAG